One genomic segment of Borrelia coriaceae includes these proteins:
- a CDS encoding hydroxymethylglutaryl-CoA synthase, whose protein sequence is MKVGISDIRVFLPLNCLSLQVLLDNPLYNSDELFFKKFTRAIDATLQKAFRFTRPNEDSVTMASSAVKLIFDNNNLELSKMRVFLGGTETGVDYSKSISSYVYGALKLAGIDLTNNFLTFQVQHACAGSALSLHSTASILSHSDKSEYGIVFSSDIAHYSNLTTAEITQGAGATAVLIEQDPKVLSINLSEFGVYTDDVDDFFRPFGSLEAKVKGRYSIECYNKANEEALANFAYKKNMSIKDLFSKYRFILHVPFAQMPIDSMHYVLKKYYSEDESERNAYLESIDFYDSIEASKEVGNLYTGSIFLSLMSYLKRVFAKKDITGEKILFCSYGSGNIMVIYELTVEDNAHCVVKTWDIDRILSVRHDANFDEYRDFFENKIIPGESFGFYLKEIREDGYRVYGYRA, encoded by the coding sequence TTTGCCTTTAAATTGTCTAAGTTTACAGGTGCTGTTGGACAATCCTTTATATAATTCTGATGAACTTTTTTTTAAGAAATTTACTAGAGCAATTGATGCAACTCTTCAAAAAGCGTTTAGGTTTACAAGGCCTAATGAAGATAGTGTTACAATGGCTAGTTCTGCTGTTAAACTTATTTTTGATAATAATAATCTTGAGCTCTCTAAGATGAGAGTATTTTTAGGTGGAACTGAGACAGGGGTGGATTATTCAAAGTCGATTTCTTCTTATGTCTATGGGGCTTTGAAATTGGCTGGCATTGATTTGACAAATAATTTTTTAACTTTTCAAGTGCAACATGCGTGTGCAGGTTCTGCACTTTCTTTGCACAGTACTGCAAGTATTTTAAGTCATTCAGATAAATCTGAATATGGCATAGTATTTTCTAGTGATATTGCACATTATAGTAACCTTACTACAGCAGAGATTACTCAAGGGGCTGGAGCAACAGCAGTGCTTATTGAACAGGATCCAAAGGTTTTGTCTATTAATTTGTCTGAATTTGGGGTTTATACTGATGATGTTGATGATTTCTTTAGGCCATTTGGAAGTCTTGAGGCTAAGGTAAAGGGGCGTTATTCTATTGAATGTTATAATAAGGCAAATGAAGAGGCTTTAGCAAATTTTGCATATAAAAAGAATATGAGTATTAAGGATTTATTTTCTAAATATAGATTTATTTTGCATGTACCTTTTGCACAAATGCCTATAGATTCAATGCATTATGTTTTAAAGAAATATTATAGTGAGGATGAATCTGAGCGAAATGCTTATTTAGAATCAATAGATTTTTATGATTCTATTGAGGCTTCTAAGGAAGTGGGAAATTTATATACAGGATCAATATTTTTATCTTTAATGTCTTATTTAAAGAGAGTATTTGCCAAAAAGGATATTACTGGTGAGAAAATACTTTTTTGTTCTTATGGATCTGGTAATATTATGGTTATTTATGAGCTTACAGTTGAAGATAATGCTCATTGTGTTGTTAAGACTTGGGATATTGATAGGATACTTTCAGTAAGGCATGATGCAAATTTTGATGAGTATAGAGATTTTTTTGAAAATAAGATAATTCCAGGTGAATCTTTTGGCTTTTATTTAAAAGAAATTAGAGAGGATGGATACCGGGTTTATGGGTATCGAGCCTAA
- the fni gene encoding type 2 isopentenyl-diphosphate Delta-isomerase, with amino-acid sequence MGIEPNILNNKKRQIEICLNKGDVSKSDNLLNFVNLKHDALSELNFCDIDTKDSIFGYDIAMPIFISSMTGGVKEGNKLNKSLAKIANDLRIPMSLGSFKLVFKYPECIKDFSLRNYAHNIPLFSNIGAVQLREFGIFEIIEMNKMLEVDAVIVHLNSGQELMNSSGERDFKGIKDSIARLCSVSGIPVIVKETGFGIAPDSVMSLLELGVSYVDLAGSGGTNWILVEGIKEENLDVASCFANWGISSVLTLLSIKDSLKNKVFASGGYETGMDIAKGIALGAKLVGLAAVILRVFYSGGEDAIYKLLKDYEYVLKMSMLLTNSKDLAQFRLNKYFLSYPLLFNVKSFKDCYET; translated from the coding sequence ATGGGTATCGAGCCTAATATATTAAATAATAAGAAACGACAAATTGAAATTTGTTTAAATAAAGGGGATGTGAGTAAGAGTGATAATCTTTTAAATTTTGTTAATTTAAAGCATGATGCACTTAGTGAGCTTAATTTTTGTGATATAGATACTAAAGATAGCATATTTGGTTATGATATTGCTATGCCTATTTTTATCTCATCGATGACAGGTGGTGTTAAAGAGGGAAATAAACTAAATAAGTCTCTTGCCAAGATTGCAAATGATTTAAGAATTCCAATGAGTCTTGGATCCTTTAAGCTTGTATTTAAGTATCCTGAATGTATTAAAGATTTTTCTTTAAGAAATTATGCACATAATATTCCTTTATTTTCCAATATTGGTGCTGTTCAGTTAAGAGAATTTGGTATTTTTGAAATAATTGAAATGAATAAGATGCTTGAAGTTGATGCCGTAATTGTACATTTAAATTCGGGTCAAGAATTAATGAATTCAAGTGGTGAGAGAGACTTTAAAGGAATTAAGGACTCAATTGCTAGACTTTGTTCTGTTTCTGGTATTCCAGTTATTGTTAAGGAAACGGGTTTTGGAATTGCTCCCGATTCTGTAATGAGCTTATTAGAGCTTGGTGTTTCTTATGTTGATCTTGCTGGTAGTGGTGGCACTAACTGGATTTTGGTTGAGGGAATTAAAGAAGAAAACTTGGATGTTGCATCTTGTTTTGCTAATTGGGGCATATCTTCAGTGTTGACATTACTTAGTATTAAAGATTCTTTGAAAAATAAAGTTTTTGCATCAGGGGGATATGAGACTGGGATGGATATTGCTAAAGGCATTGCTCTTGGAGCTAAGTTGGTAGGTCTTGCAGCAGTCATTCTTAGGGTTTTCTATTCAGGGGGTGAAGATGCTATATATAAGCTTTTAAAAGATTATGAATATGTTTTAAAGATGTCGATGTTATTGACTAATAGTAAAGATTTGGCACAGTTTAGGTTAAATAAATATTTTTTAAGTTATCCTTTACTGTTTAATGTTAAGAGCTTTAAAGATTGTTATGAAACTTAG
- a CDS encoding hydroxymethylglutaryl-CoA reductase, degradative yields MKLSENFRNKSILDKRQEIKSLLELSPCDFFYNSVDEDFLAHMIENYVGYLALPVGIVKNLKINGKYYVVPIATEEPSVIAALNFAAKILENANLSYSVGEVLGIAQVYVKTDKDLSDILLGLFEKVDLWSKPLLHNMELRGGGFRRLSTKFINEIGIQKLNIYIDVCDAMGSNLLNSVAERVAHHITLELGYECVLKILSNDSNDFVVRATFELDINNLLKDNEGSWALAQNISLISKIGFFEEERAITNNKGIMNGITGLCVATLNDTRALEACIHKFASRSGRYLPLSKFYISDKNLVGEIELPLQVGFKGGSAGSHEAAILSFKIMGIDCKEEFMGILSCVGLASNFAALRALALDGIQRGHMKLHVNKVLYLLNRDYDVSSSERAEILLKMNESGIYSFDFAFKLLKDLRA; encoded by the coding sequence ATGAAACTTAGTGAAAATTTTAGAAACAAAAGTATTTTAGATAAAAGACAAGAGATCAAAAGCCTTTTGGAATTAAGTCCTTGTGATTTTTTTTATAATTCTGTTGATGAAGATTTTCTTGCTCATATGATAGAGAATTATGTTGGTTATTTAGCCTTACCTGTTGGCATTGTAAAAAATTTAAAGATAAATGGAAAATATTATGTTGTTCCTATTGCTACTGAAGAACCGTCAGTTATTGCGGCATTAAATTTTGCAGCTAAAATTCTTGAGAATGCTAATTTAAGTTATTCTGTGGGTGAAGTGCTGGGCATTGCTCAAGTTTATGTAAAAACAGATAAAGACTTAAGTGATATTCTACTTGGGCTTTTTGAAAAAGTTGATCTTTGGTCGAAGCCTCTTTTGCATAATATGGAGCTTAGGGGTGGGGGATTTAGAAGATTGTCAACGAAGTTTATTAATGAAATTGGTATTCAAAAATTAAATATTTATATAGATGTTTGTGATGCTATGGGTTCAAATTTGTTAAATTCAGTAGCTGAAAGAGTGGCCCATCATATTACTTTAGAGCTTGGGTATGAGTGTGTCTTAAAAATTTTAAGTAATGATTCTAATGATTTTGTTGTAAGAGCTACTTTTGAATTGGATATTAATAATTTGCTTAAGGATAATGAGGGATCTTGGGCTTTGGCTCAAAATATTTCACTTATTTCTAAAATAGGATTTTTTGAAGAAGAGCGCGCTATTACTAATAATAAAGGCATTATGAATGGTATAACGGGTTTATGTGTTGCTACACTTAATGATACAAGGGCACTTGAAGCATGCATACATAAATTTGCCTCAAGAAGTGGCAGGTATTTACCTCTTAGTAAATTTTATATTTCTGATAAAAACTTGGTTGGAGAAATTGAACTACCATTGCAGGTTGGATTTAAAGGCGGTTCAGCTGGTTCTCATGAAGCAGCTATATTAAGTTTTAAAATTATGGGGATTGATTGCAAAGAAGAATTTATGGGGATTCTTTCTTGTGTTGGTCTTGCAAGTAATTTTGCAGCTTTAAGAGCACTGGCTCTTGATGGAATTCAAAGAGGACATATGAAACTGCATGTTAATAAAGTTTTATATCTTCTTAATAGGGATTATGATGTTTCAAGTTCAGAGAGAGCAGAAATATTATTAAAAATGAATGAGAGTGGGATTTATTCTTTTGATTTTGCTTTTAAACTTTTAAAGGACCTGAGAGCTTAG
- the mvaD gene encoding diphosphomevalonate decarboxylase translates to MKIRCKVNPSLALIKYWGKKDKFLNIPATSSIAVSIDEFYSISELELSCKDEIILNSRTVVLKEREINFFNYARKIINEPNVGFRVISENNFPTAAGLASSSSGFASIAACILKYFNQYSHQKASQLARIGSASASRAIYGGFTLLKEGAMNAFRLNSFDHFSDLCIIFAIVDSRAKEISSRVAMEICKQEKFYWDAWIKSSRNILKEALYFFLKGDFNGFGLKIVKSYQCMFALMLSSSIIYFKSNTIKLINYIATLRRRGISVFETMDAGPQVKVLCLKKDLELVLTELTSNFKDVNFVVSRIGSGLEWM, encoded by the coding sequence ATGAAGATTAGATGTAAGGTAAACCCTAGTTTAGCTTTAATTAAGTATTGGGGAAAGAAAGATAAATTTTTAAATATTCCAGCTACTTCAAGTATTGCTGTAAGTATTGATGAGTTTTATTCAATAAGCGAACTTGAATTGTCATGTAAGGATGAAATAATTTTAAATTCAAGGACTGTTGTATTGAAAGAGAGAGAAATCAATTTTTTTAATTATGCAAGGAAAATTATCAATGAACCAAATGTTGGGTTTAGGGTGATTAGTGAAAATAATTTTCCAACAGCTGCAGGTCTTGCAAGTTCAAGTTCTGGTTTTGCATCTATTGCTGCTTGTATTTTAAAATATTTTAATCAATATTCTCATCAAAAAGCTTCACAGCTTGCAAGAATAGGTTCAGCTTCAGCATCAAGAGCTATTTACGGTGGATTTACATTGTTAAAAGAAGGGGCTATGAATGCATTTCGGCTAAATAGTTTCGATCATTTTAGTGATCTGTGTATAATATTTGCTATAGTTGATAGCAGAGCAAAAGAGATTTCTTCAAGGGTTGCCATGGAAATTTGCAAGCAAGAGAAGTTTTATTGGGATGCTTGGATTAAATCTAGTCGTAATATATTGAAGGAAGCTTTATATTTTTTTTTAAAAGGAGATTTTAACGGATTTGGTCTTAAAATTGTAAAAAGTTATCAGTGTATGTTTGCTTTAATGCTATCATCTTCCATTATTTACTTTAAAAGTAATACTATAAAATTAATAAATTATATAGCCACTCTTAGGCGTAGAGGTATTTCTGTTTTTGAAACGATGGATGCTGGGCCACAAGTTAAGGTATTGTGTTTAAAGAAAGATTTGGAGTTGGTTTTGACTGAACTTACTAGTAATTTTAAAGATGTTAATTTTGTTGTTTCAAGGATTGGAAGTGGTTTGGAATGGATGTAG
- a CDS encoding phosphomevalonate kinase, protein MDVVNFSVPGNLLLMGEYSILEEDGFGLAIAIKERAYFSFRKSDTWRFFSKKTKIDDFTLIENNDDFIFKMFRYLSQKYFANLETLFFDVYVDTSNFFLNNGIKKGFGSSAVVAVGIVCGILLILNNNYFDKDKVFVYCLEAYRYAQGGMGSGYDIATSLFGGVVRFKGGNSPAYEILEKICFNNFYLMRGSNPVKTTSAIIKYNECRASLMSFIKDVNMIIKDIILDISNSSGSLLSGLKLAKNIGLDIGKRIGISASLPLNLSYLEDECTLIKALGAGNETFLVYEPNLEIFEQFNIEPISLDLDGVKFQ, encoded by the coding sequence ATGGATGTAGTTAATTTTTCAGTGCCTGGCAATTTGCTTTTAATGGGTGAATATTCTATTTTGGAAGAAGATGGTTTTGGGCTTGCAATTGCAATCAAGGAGAGAGCTTATTTTTCTTTTAGGAAAAGTGATACTTGGCGTTTCTTTTCTAAAAAAACTAAAATTGATGATTTTACTTTAATAGAAAATAATGATGATTTTATTTTTAAGATGTTTAGATATTTGAGTCAAAAATATTTTGCTAATTTGGAAACTTTATTTTTTGATGTTTATGTTGATACAAGTAATTTTTTTTTAAATAATGGGATAAAAAAAGGATTTGGTTCAAGTGCTGTTGTTGCTGTTGGGATTGTATGTGGAATTTTGTTGATTTTGAATAATAATTATTTTGATAAAGATAAAGTTTTTGTGTATTGTTTAGAAGCTTACAGATATGCCCAAGGAGGTATGGGTAGTGGATATGATATTGCTACTAGTCTTTTTGGTGGTGTTGTTCGCTTTAAAGGGGGCAATTCTCCTGCATATGAGATTTTAGAGAAGATATGCTTTAATAATTTTTATTTAATGAGAGGTTCCAATCCAGTTAAGACTACTAGTGCTATTATTAAGTATAATGAATGTAGGGCTTCTTTAATGAGTTTTATCAAAGACGTTAATATGATAATTAAAGATATTATTCTTGATATTAGTAATTCTTCTGGTTCTTTACTCTCTGGTTTGAAGTTGGCAAAAAATATAGGTTTGGACATTGGGAAGCGGATAGGTATTTCTGCTAGTTTGCCTTTAAATCTTTCTTATCTTGAGGATGAATGTACCTTAATTAAGGCTTTAGGTGCTGGGAATGAAACTTTTTTAGTCTATGAGCCAAATCTTGAAATTTTTGAGCAATTTAATATTGAACCAATAAGTCTAGATTTAGATGGTGTTAAATTTCAGTAA
- the mvk gene encoding mevalonate kinase, with product MFIIKKPAKILFLGEHSAVYGFPVIGATLPLYMYLVYAFSDSWRYLGAPSLKIDEVIRFIDKNFNKVRPIEFLIFSQIPVGLGFGSSASLSLCFAEYIVGHDEYCTYDKILLAREIENIFHGKSSGMDILLVELDGTFYLENKNGALSYQKIAFCNFYFLIGAVKRECTTDKIISDLNYMISRDNNRFEIIKELGCIVKDSYFAFDKQDIVLLANNMSIANDYLNFLGLSSKILDYIINKGREFNALAGKLSGAGRGGAFILLFQDKNEASLCLEELSKDLDKSNINLVVPLRICNC from the coding sequence ATGTTTATAATAAAAAAGCCTGCTAAAATACTATTCTTGGGCGAACATAGTGCTGTATATGGTTTTCCAGTGATTGGTGCTACGCTACCTCTTTATATGTACTTGGTTTATGCCTTTTCTGATTCTTGGAGATACTTGGGGGCGCCTTCTTTAAAAATAGATGAAGTAATACGTTTTATTGATAAGAATTTTAATAAAGTTAGACCCATTGAATTTTTAATATTTTCTCAGATTCCAGTTGGATTGGGATTTGGTTCTTCTGCTAGTCTTAGTTTATGTTTTGCCGAATATATTGTAGGGCATGATGAATATTGTACTTATGATAAAATTTTGTTGGCAAGGGAAATTGAAAATATTTTTCATGGCAAGTCTTCCGGTATGGATATTTTGCTTGTTGAATTAGATGGAACTTTTTATTTAGAGAATAAAAATGGTGCTTTAAGTTATCAAAAAATAGCCTTTTGTAATTTTTACTTTTTGATTGGAGCAGTCAAAAGGGAGTGTACAACAGATAAGATCATATCTGATTTGAATTACATGATTTCTCGTGATAATAATCGATTTGAAATTATTAAGGAGCTTGGTTGTATTGTTAAAGATTCTTATTTTGCTTTTGATAAACAAGATATTGTTTTACTGGCTAATAATATGAGTATTGCAAATGATTATTTAAATTTTTTAGGTTTATCTTCAAAGATCCTTGATTATATAATAAATAAAGGTAGAGAATTTAATGCTCTTGCTGGCAAATTGAGTGGTGCTGGTAGGGGTGGTGCTTTTATTTTGCTTTTTCAGGATAAAAATGAGGCTAGTTTATGCCTAGAAGAATTAAGTAAAGATTTAGATAAAAGTAATATTAACTTGGTTGTTCCCCTTAGAATATGTAATTGTTAA
- a CDS encoding CAP domain-containing protein, whose translation MQKKFIPIILIFISQITLLGINEDLEFLYSSIHKLRNELNLKKLEIDKTLERVAKEYAINLNENKVLTHTLFGTTPMQRVKKYDQHFCRIREILASGFEVKDVTGAWLKSKTHKAALLNKDTSKMGGYVLPTQDKKNIFVVIFGEKF comes from the coding sequence ATGCAAAAGAAATTTATTCCTATTATTTTAATTTTTATAAGTCAAATTACACTCTTAGGTATAAATGAAGACCTAGAATTTCTTTATTCATCAATTCATAAATTAAGAAATGAACTAAACTTAAAAAAGCTAGAAATAGACAAAACCCTTGAAAGAGTGGCAAAAGAATATGCAATCAATCTTAACGAAAACAAAGTATTAACCCACACACTTTTTGGCACAACTCCTATGCAAAGAGTAAAAAAATATGATCAACATTTTTGTAGGATAAGAGAAATTTTAGCATCAGGATTCGAGGTTAAAGACGTAACGGGAGCCTGGCTTAAAAGTAAAACACACAAAGCAGCTCTCTTAAATAAAGACACAAGTAAAATGGGAGGGTATGTACTACCCACACAGGACAAAAAAAACATATTTGTAGTAATTTTTGGAGAAAAATTCTAA
- a CDS encoding Dps family protein: MSTYLSYLKLDDLDKINLKLQELLAGLHVFYANLRGIHWNIKDVNFFVIHKKIEKLYDYVAEVIDILAERSRALGYDSEFRCSEFIKKSFIDEISLDITSSFVPSISSVVDNLNEILKHMSEARCFIDSTSDYGTANVLDDMIVSFEKYLWMYRSLLSNSVCSCHKRECCTEKH; this comes from the coding sequence ATGTCAACTTATTTAAGTTATTTGAAATTGGATGATTTAGATAAAATAAATTTGAAGCTTCAAGAATTGTTAGCAGGCCTTCATGTGTTTTATGCTAATCTGAGAGGTATTCATTGGAATATAAAGGATGTTAATTTTTTTGTGATTCATAAAAAAATTGAAAAACTTTATGATTATGTTGCAGAAGTTATCGATATTTTGGCTGAGAGATCTAGAGCACTGGGATATGATTCTGAGTTTAGATGTTCTGAATTTATTAAGAAATCATTTATTGATGAGATTAGTTTAGATATCACTTCAAGTTTTGTGCCTTCAATTAGCAGTGTTGTTGATAATCTTAATGAGATTCTTAAACATATGTCTGAAGCAAGATGTTTTATTGATAGTACTTCTGATTATGGTACAGCCAATGTTTTAGATGATATGATTGTTTCTTTTGAAAAATATTTATGGATGTATAGATCTTTGTTAAGTAATTCTGTGTGTTCATGTCATAAGAGAGAATGTTGTACTGAAAAGCATTGA